A genomic stretch from Campylobacter lari subsp. concheus includes:
- a CDS encoding radical SAM protein: MNKITFGPISSRRFGLSLGIDLSPNQKQCNFDCVYCELQAAKPVEKSLAYPKIQDILEQVEQALASDVKFDFLTLTANGEPSLYPYLKELVCELNKIKQDKKLLILSNGSGVLNPNVFNALLDIDVVKFSLDSAKEKTFYRIDKALKQIKLKTMIDKMIAFREKFLGELVMEVLVVQGLNDNKEEMLALNEVFGKIKPLRVDFSTIDRPPAYPVKGVSMEKLEELSMYINTTPVVLAKHYYKGEKIDFNTQELLKMLQLRAQSEFDVENKFSQYSKELLEKLIKEQKVVVKNLAGVNFYKKI; this comes from the coding sequence GTGAATAAAATTACTTTTGGCCCCATAAGTTCAAGAAGATTTGGGCTTTCCTTAGGGATTGATTTAAGTCCAAATCAAAAGCAATGTAATTTCGATTGTGTATATTGTGAGTTGCAAGCTGCAAAACCTGTGGAAAAGTCTTTAGCATATCCAAAAATTCAAGATATCTTGGAACAAGTAGAGCAAGCTTTAGCTAGCGATGTGAAATTCGATTTTCTCACATTAACTGCAAATGGTGAACCTAGTCTGTATCCTTATTTAAAAGAATTAGTTTGTGAGTTAAATAAAATAAAACAAGATAAAAAACTTTTGATTTTAAGTAATGGCAGCGGTGTGTTAAATCCAAATGTATTTAATGCTTTATTGGATATTGATGTGGTTAAATTTAGTCTTGATAGTGCTAAAGAAAAAACATTTTATAGAATAGATAAAGCTCTAAAACAAATTAAACTTAAAACAATGATTGATAAAATGATTGCTTTTAGGGAAAAATTTCTAGGTGAGCTTGTTATGGAAGTTTTAGTTGTACAAGGCTTAAATGACAATAAAGAAGAAATGTTAGCTTTAAATGAAGTATTTGGTAAAATAAAGCCATTAAGAGTGGATTTTAGCACTATTGATAGACCTCCGGCTTATCCTGTTAAAGGTGTATCTATGGAAAAATTAGAAGAATTAAGTATGTATATTAATACCACCCCTGTTGTTCTTGCTAAGCATTATTATAAAGGTGAAAAAATTGATTTTAATACTCAAGAGCTTTTAAAAATGTTGCAACTTAGAGCTCAAAGTGAATTTGATGTTGAAAATAAATTCAGTCAATACAGTAAAGAATTATTAGAAAAATTAATTAAAGAGCAAAAAGTCGTTGTAAAAAATTTAGCAGGAGTGAATTTTTACAAAAAAATATAA
- a CDS encoding YqhA family protein gives MLERFFENLLVKSRLVTILPVIFGLIGAFVLFFIASYDVIKVLKYVFEYFTLAKSNIDLHEDIVGLIIGAVDLYLMALVLFIFSFGIYELFISEIEEFKQTKQSKVLEVHSLDQLKDKLAKVIIMVLIVNFFQRILQMQLNTVLDMTYLAGSILALCVGLYFLHKSDH, from the coding sequence ATGTTAGAAAGATTTTTTGAAAATTTATTAGTTAAGAGTCGTTTGGTTACTATTTTACCTGTAATTTTTGGTTTAATAGGAGCTTTTGTTTTATTTTTTATCGCAAGTTATGATGTGATTAAAGTTTTAAAATATGTATTTGAATATTTTACACTTGCAAAGTCAAATATTGATTTACATGAAGATATTGTAGGATTAATTATTGGAGCTGTAGATTTATATTTAATGGCTTTGGTTTTGTTTATTTTTTCTTTTGGAATTTATGAATTATTTATTAGCGAAATAGAAGAATTTAAACAAACCAAACAATCTAAAGTTTTAGAAGTGCATAGCTTAGATCAACTAAAAGATAAACTTGCTAAAGTTATTATTATGGTTTTGATTGTAAATTTCTTCCAAAGAATTTTACAAATGCAACTTAATACAGTTTTAGATATGACTTATTTGGCAGGTTCTATTTTGGCTCTTTGTGTAGGGCTTTATTTCTTGCATAAAAGCGATCATTAA
- the serS gene encoding serine--tRNA ligase has protein sequence MLDLKLLQNNFDEIAQKLKAKKVDENLLKELSDLFINLKKEKALLEEFQAFQNKFSKELATAQDKESLKAQLSQNKEKINTQSKIVNELEEKLEQIALAIPNTPDDCVPFGEDENENVELKKVLTPPSFDFEIKEHHDLGEKLNWLDFTRGVKISQSRFCVLKNEGALLNRALVNYMIDFNRSRGFELVNVPFLVNSATMYGTGQLPKFKDDMYKVENDDLYLISTSEIPVTNLYSNEILAQEELPLKMTCYSACFRQEAGSAGRDTRGIIRQHQFEKVELVSICKPDQSELMFEEMLNCASDLLSSLGLAHRHLMLCTGDLGFSAAKTVDLEVWLPSQNKYREISSVSNCKDFQARRAKIRFKNDKGKNELVHTLNGSSLAVGRTLVAIMENYQEKNGNIRIPDVLRKYF, from the coding sequence ATGTTAGATTTAAAACTTTTACAAAATAATTTCGATGAAATTGCACAAAAATTAAAAGCTAAAAAAGTGGATGAAAATTTGCTCAAAGAACTGAGTGATTTATTTATAAATTTAAAAAAAGAAAAAGCACTTTTAGAAGAATTTCAAGCTTTTCAAAACAAATTTAGCAAAGAACTTGCAACAGCACAAGATAAAGAAAGCTTAAAAGCACAACTAAGTCAAAATAAAGAAAAGATTAATACTCAATCAAAAATCGTTAATGAATTAGAAGAAAAACTGGAGCAAATTGCTCTAGCAATACCAAATACCCCTGATGATTGTGTGCCTTTTGGAGAAGATGAGAATGAGAATGTAGAATTAAAAAAAGTTCTAACTCCACCTAGTTTTGATTTTGAAATTAAAGAACATCATGATTTAGGAGAAAAATTAAATTGGCTTGATTTTACAAGAGGAGTTAAAATCTCGCAAAGTCGCTTTTGTGTGCTAAAAAATGAAGGAGCTTTGTTAAACAGAGCCTTAGTAAATTATATGATAGATTTTAATAGAAGTAGAGGTTTTGAGTTGGTTAATGTACCATTTTTAGTAAATAGTGCAACCATGTATGGTACCGGACAGCTTCCCAAATTTAAAGATGATATGTATAAGGTAGAAAATGATGATTTATACCTCATCTCAACTTCTGAAATTCCTGTAACCAATCTTTATTCTAATGAAATTTTAGCTCAAGAAGAATTGCCTTTAAAAATGACTTGCTATAGCGCTTGTTTTAGACAAGAAGCAGGAAGTGCGGGTAGAGACACAAGAGGTATTATAAGACAACATCAATTTGAAAAAGTAGAGCTTGTTAGTATATGCAAGCCTGATCAAAGCGAGTTAATGTTTGAAGAAATGCTAAATTGTGCTAGTGATTTACTAAGTTCTTTAGGTCTAGCACACAGACATTTGATGCTTTGTACTGGAGATTTAGGTTTTTCAGCTGCAAAAACAGTGGATTTAGAAGTTTGGCTTCCATCACAAAATAAATACCGTGAAATTAGCTCTGTATCTAATTGTAAAGATTTTCAAGCAAGACGTGCAAAAATTCGCTTTAAAAACGATAAAGGCAAAAACGAATTAGTGCATACGCTTAATGGCTCTTCGCTAGCTGTTGGAAGAACCTTGGTAGCTATCATGGAAAACTATCAAGAAAAAAATGGAAATATAAGAATTCCTGATGTATTAAGAAAATACTTTTAA
- the hemE gene encoding uroporphyrinogen decarboxylase — protein MIFIDACFKKSTPYIPVWMMRQAGRYLPEYMEVRASAGDFLSLCRDYKKASEVTLQPVDILGVDAAIIFSDILVVPLEMGMDLKFEKGEGPVFSNPIKTKEDLERLDVEKSVKNLSYVYDALALTREKLAHDKALIGFCGSPWTIATYMIEGGGSKNYVKCKKLVYQNPEFLHQILSKLTLALKYYIQEQIKAGANAIQIFDSWASALEKEMFFEFSFKYMLEIADFIKEKYPHIPVILFPKGVSGFLDGINGNFDVFGVDWSTPLELAKEKLGARYTLQGNMEPCRLYDKKAIEVGVDKILNIMQDSAHIFNLGHGILPDIPVENAKYFIKLVQEKSKK, from the coding sequence ATGATTTTTATTGATGCGTGTTTTAAAAAATCAACCCCTTATATTCCAGTTTGGATGATGCGTCAAGCAGGAAGGTATTTACCTGAGTACATGGAAGTTAGAGCAAGTGCCGGGGATTTTTTATCGCTTTGCAGGGACTATAAAAAAGCAAGTGAAGTTACTTTACAACCTGTGGATATTTTGGGTGTTGATGCGGCTATTATTTTTTCAGATATTTTAGTTGTACCTTTAGAAATGGGCATGGATTTAAAATTTGAAAAAGGCGAAGGGCCAGTATTTTCAAATCCCATTAAAACTAAGGAAGATTTGGAAAGATTAGATGTTGAAAAAAGTGTTAAAAATCTTTCTTATGTTTATGATGCACTAGCGCTTACTAGAGAAAAACTTGCGCATGATAAAGCTTTGATTGGTTTTTGTGGAAGTCCTTGGACTATTGCTACTTATATGATAGAGGGTGGTGGTAGTAAAAATTATGTAAAATGTAAAAAATTAGTTTATCAAAATCCTGAATTTTTACATCAAATTTTATCCAAACTTACTTTAGCTTTAAAGTATTATATTCAAGAACAAATTAAAGCAGGGGCTAATGCTATACAGATATTTGATAGTTGGGCAAGTGCTTTAGAAAAAGAGATGTTTTTTGAATTTTCTTTTAAATACATGCTTGAAATTGCTGATTTTATCAAAGAAAAATATCCACATATTCCCGTGATTTTATTTCCTAAAGGTGTTAGTGGATTTTTGGATGGTATAAATGGAAATTTTGATGTTTTTGGTGTAGATTGGAGTACGCCTTTAGAATTAGCAAAAGAAAAACTAGGCGCTAGATATACTTTACAGGGTAATATGGAGCCTTGTAGATTGTATGATAAAAAGGCGATCGAAGTAGGAGTGGATAAAATTTTAAATATCATGCAAGATAGTGCACATATTTTTAACCTTGGACATGGTATTTTGCCTGATATTCCTGTTGAAAATGCTAAATATTTTATCAAGCTAGTTCAAGAGAAATCTAAAAAGTGA
- a CDS encoding aspartate-semialdehyde dehydrogenase, producing MKKIAIVGATGAVGEELLNVLDELDFPVESILPLASAKSAGSEIEFRGKGYKVKELTPSVFKENPVDIVFFSAGGNISAEYAKYAVECGAVVIDNTSHFRMDENVPLVVPECNSEDIKDWEKTGIIANPNCSTIQMVHVLKPLDDVFNLKRVDVSTYQAASGAGKEGMEELVQGMQSFFAFKLDEFEAKTFPYTLALNLIPQIDVFSDNGYTKEELKMVNETQKILHKKLEISATCVRVPVLRSHSEAITMHFEKDVDVAKVREILSKAPSVVVIDDVENKKYPMPLFTSDTNETYVGRIRRDINHKNILHLWCVADQIRVGAATNAVRIAQKWLELV from the coding sequence ATGAAAAAAATAGCTATTGTAGGTGCAACAGGAGCAGTTGGTGAAGAACTTTTAAATGTCTTAGATGAGCTTGATTTTCCAGTTGAAAGTATTTTGCCATTAGCAAGTGCAAAAAGCGCAGGTAGTGAAATAGAATTTAGAGGTAAAGGCTATAAAGTAAAAGAATTAACTCCAAGTGTTTTTAAAGAAAATCCTGTGGATATTGTTTTTTTTAGCGCTGGAGGAAATATAAGTGCTGAGTATGCAAAATATGCAGTGGAATGTGGTGCTGTAGTGATTGATAATACGAGCCATTTTAGAATGGACGAGAATGTTCCTTTGGTGGTACCTGAATGCAATAGTGAAGATATTAAAGATTGGGAAAAAACAGGGATTATTGCTAATCCAAATTGCTCTACCATACAAATGGTACATGTTTTAAAACCACTTGATGATGTATTTAATTTAAAAAGAGTAGATGTAAGTACTTATCAAGCAGCAAGTGGCGCAGGTAAAGAAGGTATGGAAGAACTAGTTCAAGGAATGCAAAGTTTTTTTGCTTTTAAATTAGATGAATTTGAAGCAAAAACCTTTCCATATACTTTGGCTTTAAATTTGATTCCTCAAATTGATGTTTTTAGCGACAATGGCTACACTAAAGAAGAATTAAAAATGGTGAATGAAACGCAAAAAATATTGCATAAAAAACTTGAAATTTCAGCAACTTGCGTAAGAGTTCCTGTGCTTAGAAGTCATAGTGAAGCCATTACTATGCATTTTGAAAAAGATGTTGATGTTGCTAAAGTTAGAGAGATACTTTCTAAAGCACCAAGTGTTGTTGTGATTGATGATGTAGAAAATAAAAAATATCCTATGCCGCTTTTTACAAGTGATACTAACGAAACTTATGTAGGAAGAATTAGACGTGATATTAATCATAAAAACATTTTACACTTATGGTGTGTGGCTGATCAAATTCGTGTAGGAGCTGCTACAAATGCAGTGCGTATTGCACAAAAATGGCTAGAATTGGTTTAA
- the trpS gene encoding tryptophan--tRNA ligase, whose protein sequence is MRVITGLQPSGNLHIGNYFGSIKQMLNMQEENQMYMFIANYHAMTSSFDGEKLRQNSLKAAAAFLSLGIDPQKSVFWLQSDVKEVMELYWILSQFTPMGLLERAHSYKDKITKGLNANHGLFSYPILMAADILLFNAQVVPVGKDQIQHVEIARDIALKVNNEWGEIFTLPQAKVNNEVAVVPGTDGAKMSKSYQNTIDIFNTPKAIKKQISSIVTDSTALEDPKDWQNCNIFKIAKLFLDKTEQETLKSRYEKGGEGYGHFKMYLNEIISEYFASAKGEYEKLLANPSKIEEILEFGASKAKKQARETMEKIYAKIGL, encoded by the coding sequence ATGAGAGTTATTACAGGATTGCAACCAAGTGGAAACTTACATATAGGCAATTATTTTGGCTCAATCAAACAAATGCTAAATATGCAAGAAGAAAATCAAATGTATATGTTTATAGCAAATTACCATGCTATGACTTCAAGTTTTGATGGTGAAAAGCTCAGACAAAATTCACTCAAAGCTGCAGCAGCTTTTTTGAGTTTAGGGATTGATCCGCAAAAAAGTGTGTTTTGGTTGCAAAGTGATGTAAAAGAAGTAATGGAGCTTTATTGGATTCTTTCTCAATTTACTCCAATGGGACTTTTAGAAAGAGCACATAGCTATAAAGATAAAATTACCAAAGGTTTAAATGCCAACCATGGACTTTTTTCTTACCCTATTTTAATGGCTGCAGATATTTTGCTTTTTAATGCTCAAGTAGTTCCTGTAGGTAAAGATCAAATTCAACACGTTGAAATAGCAAGAGATATAGCCTTAAAGGTAAATAACGAATGGGGTGAAATTTTCACTCTACCTCAAGCTAAAGTTAATAATGAAGTTGCGGTAGTACCTGGCACTGATGGAGCCAAAATGAGCAAATCTTATCAAAATACAATCGATATTTTTAATACACCAAAAGCTATTAAAAAACAAATTTCTTCCATTGTTACAGATAGTACAGCTTTAGAAGATCCAAAAGATTGGCAAAATTGCAATATATTTAAAATCGCAAAATTGTTTTTAGACAAAACAGAGCAAGAAACTTTAAAAAGCCGTTATGAAAAAGGTGGCGAAGGTTATGGACATTTTAAAATGTATTTAAATGAAATCATTAGTGAGTATTTTGCCTCGGCCAAGGGCGAATATGAAAAATTATTAGCCAATCCTTCTAAAATTGAGGAAATTTTAGAATTTGGAGCAAGTAAAGCAAAAAAACAAGCTCGAGAAACAATGGAAAAAATTTATGCTAAAATAGGACTATAA
- a CDS encoding tetratricopeptide repeat protein, with translation MAEEVTLKEQDNQEKAFSELDENPGVEEQAIPPGMIPPELEEEESTFQRVEEEPQTPQPEEKKKLFDKKFIILIFALGGLALILLVVLILLIVFKEDKQAILNTQILDDNTSSSITKVKQSALDLVVQKANLLYEKGDVESALELYNNINIFNQSLSSYNLGVAQMKQKDYTSAIENFKQSLELEEHKVAAAINTAVCYFNLGNKEKFNYYLDLARVHLPQDSKSSLYDYYLGLINYYQGFYPEALQMFMRSNNINGYQGESYYLGAKVYALLKSEKNAIDFLQKQEDYEASLPLGLLYAKSGDYQKAKEYLEKASKIGEHEARSKVALALVELKTGQFESGAQILKALYIKDKDIGSKYYNIKTRLKRNFSNIDIAQQNFAKRLITGKQQIYDLLFYFSPYRVFDVKQSMELITKADLGNFIQGYEYENELLVKSKALSGVNIELSHAINLAFNFHLREANQEFKNLSEIYHAHDVIHYNLALTYAQLQDYNNAYKHFSTAYHLNPKNYIAGIFGIYCMDLAKKDYTKLANELLENLQADNTIDQNNNIYKYLLYLAKNDFTATIPYLDNLSNTNNTPLELIFAIIAANGNNLETLRNQKIKELKDLLSEDIISNILYFNSKSMNLNIKEYAKQAQMYFLNTKLDYNSLFGGAGIVKDSYVTLMQITGLLNHVRNDIKKRLAMSNKNSIGLIFALAYVDIFAKEYQEAYTLYNILIDDYKIKDAQTLFLAAVAAIGSNNPNSAIALLELARLENEETLEARLALGLLYHEVQNLEPAMFQYEKVGNNFESKFFTFDIKN, from the coding sequence ATGGCTGAAGAAGTAACACTTAAAGAACAAGACAATCAAGAAAAAGCTTTCTCTGAGTTAGATGAAAATCCAGGAGTAGAAGAACAAGCTATCCCTCCTGGCATGATACCTCCTGAATTAGAGGAAGAAGAAAGCACCTTTCAAAGAGTGGAAGAAGAACCTCAAACACCGCAACCTGAAGAGAAAAAAAAGCTTTTTGATAAAAAATTTATTATTTTAATTTTTGCGCTTGGAGGTCTTGCTCTAATATTGCTTGTAGTTTTAATTTTACTCATAGTTTTCAAAGAAGATAAACAAGCTATTTTAAATACTCAAATTTTAGATGATAATACTAGCTCAAGCATCACTAAAGTAAAACAATCAGCATTAGATCTTGTAGTACAAAAAGCAAATTTATTATATGAAAAAGGTGATGTAGAAAGCGCTTTAGAACTTTACAATAACATTAACATTTTTAACCAATCCTTATCTAGTTATAATCTTGGCGTAGCCCAAATGAAACAAAAAGATTATACTAGTGCAATTGAAAATTTCAAGCAATCTTTAGAATTAGAAGAGCACAAGGTAGCTGCTGCTATAAACACTGCTGTGTGCTATTTTAATCTTGGTAATAAAGAAAAATTTAATTATTATCTTGACTTAGCAAGAGTGCATTTGCCACAAGATTCCAAATCATCTTTGTATGATTATTATCTAGGTTTAATTAATTATTATCAAGGATTTTACCCTGAAGCCTTACAAATGTTTATGCGCTCAAACAACATCAATGGTTATCAAGGTGAATCTTACTATCTTGGAGCAAAAGTTTATGCTTTATTAAAATCAGAAAAAAATGCCATTGATTTTCTACAAAAACAAGAAGATTATGAAGCAAGCTTACCCTTAGGCTTATTATATGCAAAATCAGGAGACTATCAAAAAGCTAAAGAATATCTTGAAAAAGCCTCAAAGATAGGAGAGCATGAAGCTAGAAGCAAGGTTGCTTTAGCCTTAGTTGAATTAAAAACTGGTCAATTTGAAAGTGGTGCACAAATTTTAAAAGCTCTTTACATTAAAGATAAAGATATAGGTTCAAAATACTATAATATCAAAACGAGATTAAAAAGAAATTTTTCAAATATTGATATCGCCCAACAAAATTTTGCTAAGAGATTAATTACCGGAAAACAACAAATATATGATTTACTGTTTTACTTTTCACCATATCGTGTTTTTGACGTTAAACAAAGCATGGAGCTTATTACAAAGGCTGATTTGGGAAATTTTATACAAGGATATGAGTATGAAAATGAATTACTTGTTAAAAGTAAGGCTTTATCAGGGGTTAATATAGAATTATCTCATGCTATTAACTTGGCTTTTAATTTTCATCTAAGAGAGGCTAATCAAGAATTTAAAAATTTAAGTGAAATTTATCATGCTCATGATGTAATTCATTATAATCTTGCCCTAACTTATGCACAATTACAAGATTATAACAATGCTTATAAGCACTTTTCAACCGCATATCATTTAAATCCTAAAAATTATATTGCAGGAATTTTTGGCATATATTGTATGGATCTAGCAAAGAAAGATTATACAAAACTTGCTAATGAACTTTTAGAAAATCTCCAAGCAGATAATACCATTGATCAAAACAATAATATATACAAATATTTACTATATTTGGCCAAAAATGACTTTACTGCTACTATTCCTTACCTAGATAATCTTTCAAATACTAATAACACACCTTTGGAGTTAATATTTGCTATTATAGCTGCAAATGGCAATAATCTTGAAACCCTAAGAAACCAAAAAATAAAAGAATTAAAAGATTTATTAAGCGAGGATATTATTAGCAATATTTTATATTTTAACTCCAAAAGTATGAACTTAAATATCAAAGAATACGCCAAACAAGCTCAAATGTATTTTTTAAATACCAAACTTGATTATAATTCTTTATTTGGCGGGGCTGGGATAGTTAAAGATAGCTATGTAACACTTATGCAAATAACAGGCTTGCTTAATCATGTTAGAAATGATATTAAAAAAAGACTAGCTATGAGTAATAAAAATTCCATTGGATTAATCTTTGCTCTAGCTTATGTAGATATATTTGCAAAAGAATACCAAGAAGCATATACACTTTATAATATTTTAATAGATGATTACAAAATTAAAGATGCTCAAACTTTATTTTTAGCTGCAGTTGCAGCAATAGGTTCAAATAATCCAAACTCAGCTATTGCTTTGCTTGAACTTGCAAGATTAGAAAATGAAGAAACCTTAGAAGCAAGGCTTGCTTTAGGACTTTTATACCATGAAGTGCAAAACCTAGAACCTGCTATGTTTCAGTATGAAAAAGTAGGCAATAATTTCGAAAGCAAATTCTTTACTTTTGATATCAAAAACTAG
- a CDS encoding sigma-54-dependent transcriptional regulator yields MNLVIVEDDINMRKSLEIALGEYEEFAIKSYKSATEALKKLNDDVDLIITDINMPGMDGIEFVQACENKYDFIIITGNATLNRAIEAVRLGVKDFLVKPFDINTLVTAIKRAKIIQEKISKKTNKKTTKKEENQDFYGTSKALENCLNLALKAAKTDASVLFFGESGVGKEVFANFVHKNSKRAQKPFVAINMAAIPSNLIESELFGFEKGAFTDANTTKIGLFELANEGTLFLDEIGEMPYEIQAKLLRALQEKEITRLGSTKSIKIDVRIISATNAHIEKKIADNEFRQDLYYRLNTIPINIPPLRERQEEILQIAQKVLLDTCKEYDFNEKTLSQEAQDALLAYDFPGNIRELISIIQRACILSENDEISAQDLFLESRKSKDIKNLEKELILEALKNSQDITEAAKLIGMSEKIFSEKMKKYNIT; encoded by the coding sequence ATTTGCTATAAAATCTTATAAATCAGCAACTGAAGCGCTAAAAAAACTTAATGATGATGTTGATTTAATTATTACAGATATTAATATGCCGGGTATGGATGGTATTGAATTTGTACAAGCTTGTGAGAATAAATATGATTTTATCATTATCACAGGCAATGCAACGCTAAATCGCGCTATAGAAGCGGTAAGGCTTGGAGTAAAAGATTTTCTAGTAAAACCATTTGATATCAATACTTTAGTAACTGCAATAAAACGCGCAAAAATAATTCAAGAAAAGATTTCTAAAAAAACAAATAAAAAGACTACTAAAAAAGAAGAAAATCAAGATTTTTATGGTACTTCTAAGGCTTTGGAAAATTGTTTAAATTTGGCTTTAAAAGCTGCCAAAACAGATGCTAGTGTACTTTTTTTTGGAGAAAGTGGGGTAGGTAAAGAAGTTTTTGCAAATTTTGTACATAAAAATTCAAAAAGAGCGCAAAAGCCTTTTGTAGCAATTAATATGGCGGCAATTCCATCAAATTTGATTGAAAGTGAGCTTTTTGGTTTTGAAAAAGGTGCGTTTACTGATGCTAATACTACTAAAATAGGATTGTTTGAGCTTGCTAATGAAGGTACTTTATTTTTAGATGAAATAGGTGAAATGCCTTATGAAATTCAAGCAAAATTATTAAGAGCTTTACAAGAAAAAGAAATTACAAGATTAGGGAGTACTAAAAGTATAAAGATTGATGTAAGAATTATCAGTGCAACAAATGCTCATATAGAAAAAAAGATTGCAGATAATGAATTTAGACAAGATTTATATTATAGACTTAATACTATTCCTATTAATATACCACCGCTAAGAGAGCGTCAAGAAGAAATTTTGCAAATCGCGCAAAAGGTATTACTTGATACGTGTAAAGAATATGATTTTAATGAGAAAACTTTAAGCCAAGAAGCGCAAGATGCTTTACTAGCTTATGATTTTCCAGGTAATATTAGAGAATTGATTTCTATTATACAAAGAGCTTGCATTTTAAGTGAAAATGATGAGATTAGTGCTCAAGATTTATTTTTGGAAAGTAGAAAGAGTAAAGATATTAAAAATCTTGAAAAAGAATTGATTTTAGAAGCTTTAAAAAATTCGCAAGATATTACAGAAGCAGCTAAACTTATAGGGATGAGTGAGAAAATTTTTAGCGAAAAAATGAAAAAATACAATATTACTTAA
- a CDS encoding shikimate kinase — MSKKDNLLFVGFMGCGKTTIARAYAKKYDKIFLDTDSLIKEKFNLEIDEIFKTYGEKKFRKEEKKLVSFLTCVQDCSIASGGGFIEQKKLKDIGIIIYLKASFDYLLQRLSTEELATRPLLANINNAKILFNQRAKKYEKKADIIINIENKNIKELIKEIKKEVK; from the coding sequence ATGAGCAAGAAGGATAATCTCCTTTTTGTAGGCTTTATGGGCTGCGGTAAAACAACCATAGCAAGAGCTTATGCTAAAAAATACGATAAAATATTTTTAGATACAGATAGTTTAATCAAAGAAAAATTTAATCTTGAAATTGATGAAATTTTTAAAACATATGGAGAAAAAAAATTCCGTAAAGAAGAAAAAAAACTTGTTTCTTTTTTAACTTGTGTGCAAGATTGCTCTATTGCAAGTGGTGGTGGTTTTATAGAACAAAAAAAATTAAAAGATATTGGGATAATTATATATTTAAAAGCAAGCTTTGATTATCTTTTGCAAAGATTAAGCACGGAAGAATTAGCCACTAGGCCTTTACTTGCAAATATAAATAATGCCAAAATTCTTTTTAATCAAAGGGCAAAAAAATATGAAAAAAAAGCAGATATTATAATTAATATTGAAAACAAAAATATTAAAGAACTTATCAAAGAGATTAAAAAAGAGGTAAAATGA